The Corylus avellana chromosome ca8, CavTom2PMs-1.0 genome has a segment encoding these proteins:
- the LOC132189817 gene encoding BEL1-like homeodomain protein 7: MATYFPSLTNQRDVLLTPYIGDQKFTSYSEAPLHPGNVMMYLNQASSGSYSDILSGSSLSPQNCYGSAGGRNEMMFIPPTSDRVSMQSIDGQFNAVTGEPLGNSVNGDSQMIPRTQLGVPDGEHNNIQCQGLSLSLGTQIPSSVSVASFGSRYPNACPSSFLNTSLPLSRNGAISCKGDESNQGKELRTAECLLSGFSGGNHDNTRTETFCNPHSTVSPKEMLSDRYPYEQSSFTNTILDSKYLKAAQQLLDELVNVWRALKQRGSIKHQNTQGIGLDGSKETDGRSNSQSVHKSSDPGDSTTNSSCELSPAELQDLQNKKTRLLSMLDEVDRRYKQYYDQMQIVVSSFDMVAGYGAAEPYTALALQTISRHFRCLRDAITGQIQAAQKSLGEQDTLPLGQGGVIPRLRYVDQQLRQQRTLQQFGVMRHAWRPQRGLPESSVSILRAWLFEHFLHPYPKDSEKILLARQTGLTRNQVANWFINARVRLWKPMVEEMYKEEFCESEINPKSSPENAPRAPRGNFRAFEDGGEELQESKSVHIPTVEINRQTATIGFESSAHGELQGDQRPNMDNHSLYSDEIIPPHQSGGGSLMAGAATYDMSELGSFVDGSRVSLALKLRHCESDGFPMSGDTNSRGNNAVTSSAEPDSLDFQCVDLGKQHHRFDNSHMLHDFVV, encoded by the exons ATGGCTACCTATTTCCCAAGTCTAACCAATCAAAGAGATGTCTTACTGACTCCATATATAGGGGACCAGAAATTTACTTCATATTCTGAGGCACCTCTCCATCCTGGCAACGTAATGATGTATCTGAACCAAGCTTCTTCAGGGTCCTACTCAGATATCTTGTCTGGGAGTTCTCTATCTCCTCAGAACTGTTATGGATCTGCTGGAGGCAGAAATGAGATGATGTTCATTCCACCTACAAGTGACAGGGTAAGTATGCAATCCATTGATGGACAGTTTAATGCTGTAACAGGTGAACCCCTTGGAAACTCTGTTAATGGGGATTCCCAGATGATCCCAAGGACACAGCTGGGAGTTCCAGATGGTGAACATAATAATATTCAGTGTCAGGGATTATCTCTTAGCCTTGGCACACAGATACCATCTTCGGTGTCTGTAGCTTCATTTGGAAGCCGGTATCCAAACGCATGTCCATCTTCATTCTTGAATACTAGCCTTCCGCTCTCGAGGAATGGGGCAATATCTTGTAAAGGTGATGAGAGCAACCAAGGTAAGGAGTTGAGAACTGCAGAGTGCTTGCTATCTGGTTTTTCTGGAGGGAACCATGACAACACCAGAACAGAGACATTTTGCAATCCTCATTCCACAGTGAGCCCTAAAGAGATGCTTTCTGATCGATATCCATACGAACAATCAAGTTTTACAAACACGATCTTAGACTCAAAGTACCTCAAGGCAGCACAGCAATTGCTTGATGAACTGGTTAATGTCTGGAGGGCTTTGAAGCAGCGTGGATCTATCAAACATCAAAACACCCAGGGGATTGGTTTAGATGGCTCTAAAGAGACAGATGGGAGGTCTAATTCTCAATCTGTGCATAAGTCTTCAGACCCTGGTGACTCAACTACTAACTCCTCTTGTGAGCTATCACCCGCAGAACTACAGGATCTGCAGAATAAGAAGACAAGACTTTTGTCCATGTTGGATGAG GTGGATAGAAGATACAAACAATATTATGATCAGATGCAAATTGTGGTGTCGTCTTTTGACATGGTTGCTGGGTATGGGGCAGCTGAGCCATATACTGCTCTTGCACTCCAAACAATTTCCCGCCACTTCCGATGTTTGCGTGATGCAATCACGGGCCAGATTCAAGCGGCCCAGAAAAGCCTTGGGGAGCAAGATACGTTACCGCTTGGTCAAGGAGGAGTGATACCTCGTCTCCGCTATGTAGACCAGCAACTCAGACAACAAAGGACTCTTCAGCAGTTTGGAGTGATGCGACATGCTTGGAGGCCTCAAAGGGGGCTTCCTGAGAGCTCTGTTTCAATTCTCCGTGCTTGGCTATTTGAACACTTCCTTCATCC TTACCCAAAGGATTCAGAGAAAATTCTGCTTGCAAGGCAAACAGGCTTGACCAGAAACCAG GTTGCAAACTGGTTTATTAATGCACGGGTGCGTCTTTGGAAGCCCATGGTCGAGGAGATGTACAAAGAAGAGTTTTGTGAATCAGAGATCAACCCCAAATCTTCACCAGAAAATGCACCGCGAGCACCAAGAGGTAATTTCCGGGCATTTGAGGATGGGGGGGAAGAGTTGCAAGAGTCAAAGTCTGTTCATATCCCTACTGTAGAGATAAATAGGCAAACAGCAACGATAGGGTTTGAAAGTAGTGCTCACGGGGAACTACAGGGTGATCAAAGGCCTAACATGGATAACCATAGCCTCTATTCAGATGAGATTATCCCACCCCACCAGAGTGGTGGTGGGAGTCTTATGGCTGGGGCTGCCACATATGATATGTCAGAGTTGGGTAGCTTTGTAGACGGTAGCCGGGTGTCGCTTGCACTGAAGTTGCGGCATTGTGAAAGTGATGGATTTCCCATGTCCGGTGACACCAATTCAAGAGGTAATAATGCGGTAACTTCATCTGCAGAGCCTGACTCGCTGGATTTTCAGTGCGTGGATCTGGGGAAGCA